Within Oncorhynchus nerka isolate Pitt River linkage group LG8, Oner_Uvic_2.0, whole genome shotgun sequence, the genomic segment CAATGCGTTAGGAGATAGAAAATACAAACCGTGGAAATGTTATCTTTATTTTCTACTGCCAAAAGGACAACAGCACGGACAACAGGTAAATTGAGTGTAAATGtcattttattcaacattctggcttgtagagaCTACTGCATATTTTTTAGGGCGACTTTTTCAGACTGAAAAGCCATGGGGTGACCATGGTAACAGTCTGAcgtactataactatataactaatgAATAACGGTGCATGGGGTATGTGTTATTGCAGCACATTCTGGAGTTGTGTCGCAGTGAGCATCCTGTAGAACCTCAGGTCATCTTAACCCAGCTGTACATGATTCAACCACTTACCCACTTCAGTAATGATGTAAGTTGATCGTCAATGAATACCTTCTTCCCGGATGAGTAGACTGGAGTGAAATGCACtgctacagatacactgtatgtTGGACAAATGTGTCCTTATTTGATGTATCCTACAGGTAAGTGACACAGAGGTGGAGTCGTCAGAGACTCATTTTCTGGAGCTGGTCCAGACCCTGCTTAAAGACCCTGATGAGAGAGAGCATTTTTTCACAGTGAGACTTCACAGAACACATGTCCTCTTTGCATTGGATTTACAGGTCAATGAAGTAAAGTGTTTTGCATTACATTTACCTGTATATTAAATCATGTGGAGGGGTTTTCTTCCTCATCTGTGTCCCTCAGGAGATATTCCCAGTGGAGTATGGACCACAATATGACATCGAGCTGCAAACTCTACTGTGGGAGTTCCTGTCCAGATTGGTTCAACTTCTACCGACCCCTGACCTCGCACAGGTGAGGGAAAGAATACCTTCTATTCACACCTACTGTTTAATAATCATTGTGCTGTACCAGATTAATTAAACTGTGCAAGGAACCATGTGAAGTGTAGAATTCAGTAGATACATATCTATTATTTTATCTGTCCCCCAGACAATGGCATGGCTCGGTACTGCCCCCTCAGTCTTGGATGATTGTGCCCATGTTATATCTCATCCAGCAGATCTGAAGAGTCTTCTCCAGCACCATAAACGTCTTGGACATTTGGAGCAACATGGTGGGTGACACGTAGCAAATGTATCCGTGCAGTTTTAAAACTGAACATGGCATTCCTCCAAATGGATTGACTAATTGTAGCATCCTCTCTTTGAACAGTACCCCCTGCGCCATGGGCGACTgcatcctgtcctctctctccatccctccacacaGTAGAACCATGATCAGCACTGAGCAGACCACCTGTGACAACCAGTCAGAACCCTTGGAGGAGTTTGTGGATGACTTCGAGGTGGAAATTGTAACTCTGACCGATTATGAAGAGGTTGAATTAGGTTTGAgtcaggaggaggtggaggatgggaaAGATGACGAAGCACAGaccatggaggacaa encodes:
- the LOC115118637 gene encoding TERF1-interacting nuclear factor 2-like isoform X2 is translated as MDSEFSAADNAGLPLLSLCLLVPPIQLMSASIWQVVQQRDAMNYAMLAEFVSLVTEMVPELLIYRHRAQLILGLRARHILELCRSEHPVEPQVILTQLYMIQPLTHFSNDVSDTEVESSETHFLELVQTLLKDPDEREHFFTEIFPVEYGPQYDIELQTLLWEFLSRLVQLLPTPDLAQI
- the LOC115118637 gene encoding TERF1-interacting nuclear factor 2-like isoform X1, with product MDSEFSAADNAGLPLLSLCLLVPPIQLMSASIWQVVQQRDAMNYAMLAEFVSLVTEMVPELLIYRHRAQLILGLRARHILELCRSEHPVEPQVILTQLYMIQPLTHFSNDVSDTEVESSETHFLELVQTLLKDPDEREHFFTEIFPVEYGPQYDIELQTLLWEFLSRLVQLLPTPDLAQQI